The following proteins are co-located in the Sardina pilchardus chromosome 24, fSarPil1.1, whole genome shotgun sequence genome:
- the rab5aa gene encoding RAB5A, member RAS oncogene family, a: protein MANRGGATRPNGPNAGNKICQFKLVLLGESAVGKSSLVLRFVKGQFHEFQESTIGAAFLTQTVCLDDTTVKFEIWDTAGQERYHSLAPMYYRGAQAAIVVYDITNEESFARAKNWVKELQRQASPNIVIALSGNKADLANKRAVDFQDAQSYADDNSLLFMETSAKTSMNVNEIFMAIAKRLPKSEPQAAGPNSGRSRGVDLTETATPTKAPCCST from the exons ATGGCCAATCGGGGAGGAGCGACACGCCCCAACGGGCCCAACGCCGGCAACAAGATCTGCCAGTTCAAGCTGGTGCTACTGGGTGAATCTGCTGTGGGTAAATCCAGCCTGGTGCTGCGCTTCGTCAAAGGCCAGTTCCACGAGTTCCAGGAGAGCACAATAGGAG ctgCTTTTCTGACCCAAACGGTGTGTCTGGACGACACAACGGTGAAGTTTGAGATCTGGGACACGGCAGGACAAGAGAGATACCACAGCCTGGCTCCCATGTACTACAGAGGAGCCCAAGCAGCCATCGTAGTCTACGACATCACcaacgag GAGTCTTTTGCTCGAGCGAAGAACTGGGTGAAGGAGCTTCAGAGACAGGCCAGTCCTAACATAGTCATCGCACTGTCCGGTAACAAGGCTGACCTTGCCAACAAGAGAGCTGTTGACttccag GATGCGCAGTCCTATGCAGATGATAATAGTCTACTCTTCATGGAGACGTCGGCAAAGACATCCATGAACGTGAACGAAATCTTCATGGCAATAG CGAAAAGGTTGCCCAAGAGCGAGCCCCAAGCAGCTGGCCCCAACAGCGGGCGAAGTCGGGGGGTGGACCTAACGGAGACCGCCACCCCCACCAAGGCCCCCTGCTGCAGTACCTAA